From Salvelinus fontinalis isolate EN_2023a chromosome 30, ASM2944872v1, whole genome shotgun sequence, one genomic window encodes:
- the LOC129828617 gene encoding protein HID1-like isoform X3 — protein sequence MDRTIAVEKLVQGADSGCPSEKERQIVLSCIRLLTRILPYIFEDADWRGFFWSTVPGAGRAGQDEGDDDDGARPLAESLLLAVSDLFFCPDFTVQSHKRTGSDTAEDMQSIDSCEYIWEAGVGFAQSPPLNYTHDLNRTELLKLLLTCFSETMYLPPSADNNILNPWVTFFCATDNRHALPLFTSLLNVVCAYDAVGYGIPYNHLMFSDYREVLVEHAVQILIVTLEHEAGPAAAQHSLANSASVMEDLEPVGPDNLFVNYLSRIHREEDFSFILKGLARLMTNPLIQTYLPNSAKKIHFHQELLVLFWKLCDFNKKFLFFVLKSSDVLDVLVPILFYLNDARADQSRVGLVHIGVFIVLLLSGERNFGVRLNKPYSVRVPMDIPVFTGTHADLLIVIFHKIITSGHQRLQPLFDCLLTIVVNVSPYLKSLSMVAANKLLHLLEAFSTNWFLFSASQNHHLVFFLLEVFNNLIQYQFDGNCNLVYAIIRKRNIFHQLANLSSDPATIHKALQMKKRKKTTTAVISRINSQETVSMEGSRPAVPAEPGTLKASLVAIPAIDKLTEKAQVSEDGTMVCLQHMTTDQNAHSPQHAHSPQHTHSPQHTHSPQSSAADTSGIAGASDTESNSGRDNEEAFQPESELARSRLSSVSSSAMNWNPTPDWVQSWKSKLPLQTIMRLLQVLVPQVEKICIDKGLTDESEILKFLQHGTLVGLLPVPHPILIRKYQANAGTAMWFRTYMWGVIYLRNVDPPIWYDTDVRLFEIQRI from the exons CAGGAtgaaggtgatgatgatgatggagcgAGGCCCCTGGCTGAGTCTCTCCTCCTGGCTGTATCTGACCTGTTTTTCTGTCCAGACTTCACCGTCCAGAGCCACAAGAGGACAGGCTCG GACACAGCGGAAGACATGCAGTCCATAGACAGCTGTGAGTACATCTGGGAGGCAGGGGTGGGGTTCGCTCAGTCCCCCCCACTCAACTACACCCACGACCTCAACAG GACGGAGCTGCTGAAGCTGCTGCTGACCTGTTTCTCTGAGACCATGTACCTGCCCCCCTCTGCTGACAACAACATCCTCAACCCCTGGGTTACCTTCTTCTGCGCTACAgacaacag ACATGCCCTGCCTCTCTTCACGTCTCTCCTCAACGTGGTGTGTGCCTATGACGCAGTGGGTTACGGTATCCCCTACAATCACTTGATGTTCTCTGACTACAGAGAGGTGTTGGTGGAGCATGCTGTCCAGATCCTCATAGTGACTCTGGAGCACGAGGCCGGGCCAGCCGCAGCCCAACACAGCCTGGCGAACTCCGCCTCCGTCATGGAGGACCTAGAG CCTGTGGGACCAGACAACCTGTTTGTAAACTACCTCTCCAGGATCCATAGGGAGGAG GACTTCAGCTTCATTCTGAAGGGTCTGGCCAGACTGATGACCAACCCTCTGATCCAGACCTACCTGCCCAACTCAGCCAAGAAGATTCACTTCCACCAGGAGCTACTGGTGCTCTTCTGGAAGCTCTGTGACTTCAACAAg AAGTTCCTGTTCTTCGTGTTGAAGAGCAGTGATGTTCTGGATGTCCTGGTGCCCATCCTGTTTTACCTGAATGATGCACGGGCTGACCAGT CTCGTGTGGGCCTGGTACACATCGGTGTGTTTATCGTGCTGCTGCTGAGTGGAGAGAGGAACTTTGGTGTGCGTCTGAATAAGCCCTACTCTGTACGAGTCCCCATGGACATCCCTGTGTTCACTGGAACACATGCTGATCTGCTCATAGTG ATCTTCCACAAGATCATCACTAGTGGACATCAACGCCTGCAGCCCCTCTTTGACTGCCTGCTCACTATCGTAGTGAACG tgtctccTTACCTGAAGAGTCTGTCCATGGTGGCAGCTAACAAGCTGCTCCACCTCCTGGAAGCCTTCTCCACCAACTGGTTCCTCTTCTCTGCCTCCCAGAACCACCATCTTGTCTTCTTCCTGCTGGAGGTCTTCAACAACCTCATCCAGTATCAGTTTGATG GTAACTGTAACCTGGTGTACGCCATTATCCGTAAGCGTAACATCTTCCACCAGCTGGCCAATCTGTCCTCTGACCCAGCCACCATCCACAAG GCCCTGCagatgaagaagaggaagaagactaCCACAGCCGTTATCTCCCGTATCAACTCCCAGGAGACCGTCTCCATGGAGGGGTCCCGACCGGCCGTCCCAGCTGAGCCAGGGACACTCAAAGCCAGTCTCGTGGCCATACCAG CTATTGACAAGCTGACAGAGAAGGCTCAGGTCTCTGAGGATGGCACCATGGTCTGtcttcagcacatgaccactgaCCAAAACGCCCACTCTCCCCAACACGCCCACTCTCCCCAACACACCCACTCTCCCCAACACACCCACTCTCCGCAGTCCTCTGCCGCTGACACCAGTGGTATAGCTGGAGCCAGCGACACAGAGTCCAACTCGGGGAGAGATAACGAG GAGGCCTTTCAACCAGAGTCAGAGCTGGCCAGAAGTCGTTTGTCCAGTGTATCATCATCAGCTATGAACTGGAACCCCACTCCAGACTGG gTCCAATCCTGGAAGAGTAAGCTTCCTCTCCAGACTATCATGAGGCTGCTACAAGTTCTGGTTCCTCAGGTGGAGAAGATCTGCATAGACAA GGGTCTGACCGACGAGTCAGAGATCCTGAAGTTCCTGCAGCATGGGACCCTGGTGGGCCTGCTGCCTGTACCTCACCCCATCTTAATCAGGAAGTACCAGGCCAACGCGGGCACCGCCATGTGGTTCCGCACATACATGTGGGGAGTAATCTACCTACG TAATGTGGATCCCCCGATCTGGTATGACACTGACGTCAGACTGTTTGAGATTCAGAGGATCTAA
- the LOC129828474 gene encoding proton channel OTOP3-like → MDSERGTTATADTMVPGSQCQDSGTTATADTMVPGSQCQDSGTTATADTMVPGSQCQDSGTTAEEEEEGSGNHTHPDPVPVWAPSGRRLLSGLLGLNVVLLGAALVAGQAFNPQGLRHQEPQVFMLLLMGLSLAWMLWYLLWARKKPGICPHKDHHAGGITVTVVLMLFAAFSLLMHLFKMGYYVMMKECKPVAKVLAPFIEAPFLGLQTYLLWAHSKDCIHKHKIITRSGLMVTLSADLLLWLNAVTEDTVHLEIEMEKEDGRATYRSADSSDSAGLRNATLCKCSADTVCLFFRKGYEVLYPFNMEYYLMAGCMLYVMWKNVGRRMSPGSIPHHAQKITLRIVHEGGILFGPLFGGLVLIAGVVVFILYQVWVNRGQHRHTAFLIFYGYHLAVMPIMSLCSLAGLLVHKLERRADERGNNPTRSLDVALLVGAALGQLALSYFSLVAALAVGPSGPLGSLDLSYSLLSLLELLLQNVFIINGLHRHPNLALTKGEGKERSSILMKRKNMENTNDRNKVEGAMSLLERGKAVTAPPGGQVKEGQQTWYKRVTQEICAFLILSNIMLWMIPAFGAHPQFENGLGKQFFGFSAWFVLVNLVQPLGVFYRMHSVGALMELLITG, encoded by the exons ATGGATTCAGAGCGTGGTACCACAGCGACAGCCGACACCATGGTCCCCGGAAGTCAGTGCCAGGACTCTGGTACCACAGCGACAGCCGACACCATGGTCCCCGGAAGTCAGTGCCAGGACTCTGGTACCACAGCGACAGCCGACACCATGGTCCCCGGAAGTCAGTGCCAGGACTCTGGTACCACA gctgaggaggaagaggagggatccGGAAACCATACGCACCCAGACCCAGTCCCGGTGTGGGCCCCCAGTGGGAGACGGCTGCTCTCTGGGCTCCTGGGCCTCAACGTTGTCCTCCTTGGGGCAGCTCTGGTAGCTGGCCAGGCCTTCAACCCTCAG GGCCTCAGGCACCAGGAGCCCCAGGTCTTCATGTTGCTGCTGATGGGCCTCAGCCTGGCCTGGATGCTGTGGTACCTACTCTGGGCCAGGAAGAAACCTGGGATATGCCCACATAAAGACCACCATGCTGGGGGAATCACCGTCACAG TGGTCCTGATGCTGTTTGCCGCCTTCAGTCTCCTGATGCATCTCTTCAAGATGGGTTACTATGTCATGATGAAGGAGTGTAAGCCGGTTGCTAAAGTCCTTGCCCCCTTCATCGAGGCTCCCTTTCTTGGCCTACAG ACCTATTTGCTCTGGGCTCACTCCAAAGACTGTATTCACAAGCACAAGATCATTACCAG GTCTGGGCTGATGGTTACTCTGAGCGCAGATCTGTTGCTGTGGCTGAACGCGGTGACAGAAGACACCGTTCATctggagatagagatggagaaggaggacgGCCGCGCCACATATCGCAGCGCAGATAGCTCTGACTCAG CAGGGCTGAGAAATGCAACGTTATGCAAGTGCAGTGCAGACACAGTGTGCCTGTTCTTCAGGAAGGGTTATGAAGTCCTGTATCCCTTCAACATGGAGTACTACTTGATGGCAGGCTGCATGCTTTATGTGATGTGGAAGAATGTGGGCAGGCGTATGAGCCCTGGGTCAATACCCCACCATGCCCAGAAGATTACCCTACGCATCGTCCACGAAGGTGGGATCCTATTCGGGCCGTTGTTCGGGGGTCTGGTCCTTATAGCTGGGGTGGTTGTGTTCATCCTGTATCAAGTTTGGGTGAACCGAGGCCAGCACCGACACACTGCGTTTCTGATATTCTACGGCTACCATCTAGCTGTGATGCCCATCATGTCCCTCTGCTCCCTGGCTGGCCTGTTGGTCCATAAGCTGGAGAGGAGGGCAGATGAGAGGGGAAATAACCCCACGCGTAGCCTGGATGTGGCCCTCCTGGTTGGGGCAGCCCTGGGCCAGCTTGCCCTGTCCTATTTCTCGCTGGTGGCTGCTCTGGCTGTGGGGCCTAGCGGACCACTGGGAAGCCTGGACCTTTCCTACTCCCTCCTCAGCCTGTTGGAGCTCCTGCTGCAGAATGTCTTCATCATCAATGGCCTCCACCGACACCCCAACCTGGCCCTCACCAAGGGGGAAGGAAAGGAGCGGAGCAGCATACTCATG AAGAGGAAGAACATGGAGAATACAAATGACAGGAATAAAGTAGAAGGAGCGATGTCTCTATTGGAGAGGGGAAAGGCAGTGACAGCACCACCTGGTGGCCAAGTCAAGGAAGGACAACAGACCTGGTACAAAAGAGTCACACAGGAGATCTGTGccttcctcattctctccaaTATCATG cTGTGGATGATCCCAGCGTTTGGAGCCCACCCCCAGTTTGAGAACGGCCTGGGGAAGCAGTTCTTTGGCTTCTCTGCCTGGTTTGTCCTTGTCAACCTGGTTCAGCCTCTGGGAGTCTTCTACAGGATGCACTCTGTGGGGGCCCTGATGGAGCTCCTCATCACTGGCTGA